The Methanobrevibacter thaueri genome has a window encoding:
- the thrC gene encoding threonine synthase yields MIRCVSCGEEYDDDEVIYTCEKCGSVLELVNEIDVSKDVFDGRKDNLWKFKECIPVDETKIVSLDEGGTPFCKCDKLGDELGVNLYVKVEGSNPTGSFKDRGMTVGMTKAMELGVDTVGCASTGNTSASLSAYAARAGLRCIVFLPSGKVALGKLAQAMFHGAEVMSINGNFDEALEAMTALALEKHLYLLNSINPYRLEGQKTIGYEIVRDLGWQAPDRIILPVGNAGNISAIWKGVKEFYDAGFIKDLPMMTGIQAEGACPVTNAFKKGDRRVVPVENPETIATAIRIGAPVSDIKALNAIYDSNGYSETVTDEEILDAQKLLARTEGIGVEPASAASIAGLKKLVDQGVIDKGETITCVVTGHLLKDPNTAIDACTQPTEVDADIDTLREILMNK; encoded by the coding sequence ATGATAAGATGTGTTTCATGTGGAGAAGAATACGACGACGATGAAGTGATCTACACTTGTGAAAAATGTGGATCAGTACTTGAGCTCGTCAACGAAATCGATGTTTCAAAAGACGTTTTTGACGGTAGAAAAGACAATTTATGGAAATTCAAGGAATGCATTCCTGTCGATGAGACAAAAATAGTCTCTCTTGACGAAGGGGGAACCCCATTCTGCAAATGTGACAAGTTAGGCGACGAACTTGGAGTAAACCTATATGTCAAAGTGGAAGGATCAAACCCTACCGGAAGTTTTAAGGACAGGGGAATGACCGTTGGAATGACCAAGGCAATGGAATTGGGCGTGGACACCGTTGGTTGCGCATCAACAGGTAACACTTCCGCATCACTTTCAGCTTATGCCGCCCGTGCAGGATTACGCTGCATTGTATTTTTACCTTCAGGAAAGGTTGCACTTGGAAAATTGGCACAGGCAATGTTCCACGGCGCCGAAGTAATGTCAATCAATGGAAACTTCGATGAGGCACTTGAGGCCATGACCGCTCTTGCATTGGAAAAACATCTTTACTTATTAAACTCAATCAACCCTTACAGACTTGAAGGACAAAAAACAATCGGTTATGAAATCGTCAGGGATCTCGGTTGGCAAGCTCCTGACAGAATTATCTTGCCTGTAGGTAATGCGGGCAACATTTCAGCTATCTGGAAAGGAGTGAAAGAGTTTTACGACGCAGGATTCATTAAGGACTTGCCGATGATGACTGGTATTCAGGCTGAAGGCGCATGCCCTGTCACAAACGCATTCAAGAAAGGTGACAGAAGAGTGGTGCCTGTGGAAAATCCTGAAACCATCGCTACCGCCATACGTATCGGTGCTCCTGTAAGTGACATCAAGGCATTGAATGCAATCTATGATTCCAACGGATACTCAGAAACAGTAACCGATGAAGAGATATTGGATGCTCAAAAGTTACTTGCAAGAACTGAGGGTATTGGTGTTGAACCGGCTTCTGCAGCTTCCATTGCAGGTCTTAAAAAACTTGTGGACCAAGGAGTCATTGACAAAGGTGAAACAATCACTTGTGTAGTTACCGGACATCTGCTCAAAGATCCTAACACTGCTATTGATGCATGTACTCAACCTACTGAGGTTGATGCGGATATAG
- a CDS encoding stage II sporulation protein M, producing the protein MDFKKEIKLAFTENKLAIYVSIAILVISLLLGYFLEPNLHAYLNPVVEQVENQVRSGEITITFQSIFSNNIKIVFLMFILGILCCFSALILAFNGFFIGYFTAVQDDLFLTLLMLVPHGIFELPSCVIACASGFVLFNFLLRFLKTFLKQENVSISNKLYASYVENFDKLKQAIILLMVATVLMIIAGVIEVYLTLPIAEFITSVLS; encoded by the coding sequence ATGGATTTCAAAAAAGAAATAAAGTTGGCATTCACAGAAAACAAGTTGGCAATATACGTTTCAATAGCCATTCTTGTCATTTCATTGCTTCTGGGCTATTTTCTCGAGCCAAATCTGCATGCCTATTTGAATCCCGTCGTTGAGCAGGTTGAAAATCAGGTTCGATCCGGGGAGATAACAATAACCTTCCAAAGCATATTCTCAAATAACATCAAGATAGTTTTCCTGATGTTCATATTAGGAATATTATGTTGTTTTTCAGCACTGATTCTTGCCTTCAACGGATTTTTTATAGGATATTTCACTGCGGTTCAGGACGATTTGTTCCTTACATTGCTGATGCTGGTGCCTCATGGCATTTTTGAATTGCCTTCATGCGTTATAGCTTGTGCATCAGGCTTTGTCTTATTCAATTTTCTTTTAAGATTCCTTAAGACCTTTCTAAAACAAGAAAACGTTTCAATTTCAAATAAGCTGTATGCATCATACGTTGAAAATTTCGATAAGCTAAAGCAGGCCATAATCCTTTTGATGGTTGCCACAGTTCTGATGATAATTGCCGGCGTCATTGAGGTTTATCTTACACTGCCTATTGCGGAGTTTATAACTTCAGTTTTAAGTTAA